Proteins found in one Amycolatopsis umgeniensis genomic segment:
- a CDS encoding lysine 2,3-aminomutase: MTAIQEPTSPVAAYDQPYDYTRVELTEPDWRRFPGWHDVTEAQWRDAQWQRVHCIRNAKQLRALMGDQLEERFYEDMLADQREMATMSMLLPPQMINTMAPNAGTDPVKVTEAWYADPIRRYMLPVRSDRDTEWPSHPHSERDSLHEAEMWVVEGLTHRYPTKVLAEMISTCPQYCGHCTRMDLVGNSTEQVEKHKLSLKPVDRQDAMIEYLKKTPGVRDVVVSGGDVANVPWPQLESFLMRLMDIDTVRDIRLATKALAALPQHWIQPKVVEGLERVAGTAQRRGVNLAIHTHVNHAQSVTPLVAEAARTALDVGVRDVRNQGVLMKGVNATPAELLDLCFALQGEASILPYYFYMCDMIPNAEHWRVSVHEAQELQHAIMGYLPGYATPRIVCDVPYVGKRWVHQLADYDRELGISYWTKNYLTSVDRENVANADEALQQRYPYYDPISTLPEAGQRWWRDQPPMA; the protein is encoded by the coding sequence GTGACTGCAATCCAGGAACCGACCTCGCCGGTGGCCGCCTACGATCAGCCCTACGACTACACCCGAGTCGAGCTGACCGAACCCGACTGGCGCCGCTTCCCCGGCTGGCACGACGTGACCGAGGCACAGTGGCGCGACGCGCAGTGGCAGCGAGTGCACTGCATCCGCAACGCCAAGCAACTGCGCGCCCTGATGGGCGACCAGCTCGAGGAGCGCTTCTACGAGGACATGCTCGCCGACCAGCGCGAGATGGCCACGATGTCGATGCTGCTGCCGCCGCAGATGATCAACACGATGGCGCCCAACGCGGGCACGGACCCGGTGAAGGTGACCGAGGCCTGGTACGCCGACCCCATTCGCCGCTACATGCTCCCGGTGCGCAGCGACCGCGACACCGAATGGCCGAGTCACCCGCACTCCGAACGGGACTCGCTGCACGAGGCGGAGATGTGGGTCGTGGAGGGGCTGACGCACCGCTACCCCACCAAGGTCCTCGCCGAGATGATCTCCACCTGCCCCCAGTACTGCGGGCACTGCACGCGGATGGACCTGGTCGGCAACTCGACCGAGCAGGTCGAGAAGCACAAGCTCTCGCTCAAGCCGGTCGACCGCCAGGACGCGATGATCGAGTACCTGAAGAAGACCCCCGGTGTACGTGACGTGGTGGTCTCCGGCGGCGACGTCGCCAACGTGCCGTGGCCGCAGCTCGAGTCGTTCCTCATGCGGCTGATGGACATCGACACCGTCCGAGACATCCGGCTCGCCACCAAGGCGCTCGCCGCCCTGCCGCAGCACTGGATTCAGCCGAAGGTCGTCGAAGGCCTCGAGCGTGTCGCCGGCACCGCCCAGCGCCGCGGCGTCAACCTGGCGATCCACACCCACGTCAACCACGCGCAGTCGGTCACGCCGCTCGTCGCGGAAGCCGCCCGGACCGCGCTCGACGTCGGCGTCCGCGACGTCCGCAACCAGGGCGTGCTGATGAAGGGCGTCAACGCGACCCCGGCCGAGCTGCTGGACCTGTGCTTCGCGCTGCAGGGCGAAGCGAGCATCCTGCCGTACTACTTCTATATGTGTGACATGATCCCGAACGCCGAGCACTGGCGCGTTTCCGTGCACGAGGCGCAGGAACTGCAGCACGCGATCATGGGGTATCTGCCGGGCTACGCCACACCGCGGATCGTGTGCGACGTGCCCTACGTCGGGAAGCGTTGGGTGCACCAGCTCGCCGACTACGACCGCGAGCTCGGCATCTCCTACTGGACGAAGAACTACCTGACCAGCGTAGACAGGGAAAACGTCGCCAACGCCGACGAGGCCCTGCAGCAGCGCTACCCCTACTACGACCCGATCTCCACCCTGCCTGAGGCCGGCCAGCGCTGGTGGCGCGACCAGCCCCCGATGGCCTGA
- a CDS encoding SRPBCC domain-containing protein yields the protein MDAELQMIEGKHVLRFERRLRHSPEKVWQVVTEPAEMKHWFPAEVTIDGRTLRFTFPDAAPVDADGGEGELLESDPPKVFAFRWANDVLRFEILPQADGCLLVFTAAVSSKLSAGRDAPGWITCLDALVAHADGTEFEPPAEWLSRIEHYIARFGLDEGADNPDGIHFARDLVWTPLDDAWALLTEGTTDTVPTRAAHPGITPGRLTRSKAPHLLEYEWLQDGIPQGVVRWEFQHERLQGTTVTLFQENAHGPEALAAWHVHMELFFAATQGDIRCPWPTAREEELAKRYADQ from the coding sequence GTGGACGCGGAACTGCAGATGATCGAGGGCAAGCACGTACTGCGCTTCGAGCGCCGGCTGCGGCACTCGCCGGAGAAGGTCTGGCAGGTGGTCACCGAACCGGCCGAGATGAAGCACTGGTTCCCGGCCGAGGTCACGATCGACGGCCGCACCCTGCGCTTCACCTTCCCGGACGCCGCCCCGGTCGACGCCGACGGCGGCGAGGGCGAACTGCTCGAGTCCGACCCGCCGAAGGTCTTCGCCTTCCGCTGGGCGAACGACGTGCTGCGCTTCGAGATCCTCCCGCAGGCCGACGGCTGCCTGCTGGTGTTCACCGCCGCGGTCTCGTCGAAGCTCTCCGCCGGCCGCGACGCCCCCGGCTGGATCACCTGCCTGGATGCCCTGGTCGCCCACGCCGACGGCACCGAGTTCGAGCCACCCGCCGAATGGCTCTCGCGCATCGAGCACTACATCGCGAGGTTCGGCCTCGATGAGGGCGCCGACAACCCCGACGGCATTCACTTCGCCCGCGACCTCGTCTGGACCCCGCTCGATGACGCCTGGGCCCTCCTCACCGAAGGCACCACCGACACCGTTCCCACCCGCGCCGCCCACCCCGGCATTACTCCGGGCAGGCTCACCCGCTCCAAAGCACCCCACCTGCTGGAGTACGAGTGGCTCCAGGACGGCATCCCACAGGGCGTCGTGCGCTGGGAGTTCCAACACGAACGCCTGCAAGGCACCACCGTGACCCTCTTTCAAGAGAACGCACACGGCCCCGAAGCCCTCGCCGCCTGGCACGTGCACATGGAACTCTTCTTCGCCGCCACCCAAGGCGACATCCGTTGCCCCTGGCCCACCGCCCGAGAGGAGGAGCTCGCCAAGCGCTACGCCGACCAGTGA
- a CDS encoding ArsR/SmtB family transcription factor, producing MASTFAVLADPSRREILDLLREREQPVGYLVDRLTLTQPTVSKHLKVLREAGLVEVRTDAQRRWYRVNPRPLAEVEAWLAPYRAMWEKSLDALERRLDEIEGTDPWTRNCR from the coding sequence ATGGCATCTACCTTCGCCGTGCTGGCGGATCCGAGTCGCCGGGAGATCCTCGACCTGCTGCGTGAACGCGAGCAGCCGGTCGGCTACCTCGTCGACCGGCTGACGCTGACCCAGCCGACCGTGTCGAAGCACCTCAAGGTGCTGCGCGAGGCCGGCCTGGTCGAGGTGCGCACGGACGCCCAACGCCGCTGGTACCGCGTCAACCCGCGCCCGCTGGCGGAGGTCGAGGCCTGGCTCGCGCCCTACCGCGCGATGTGGGAGAAGAGCCTGGACGCGCTCGAACGCCGACTCGACGAGATCGAAGGGACTGACCCGTGGACGCGGAACTGCAGATGA
- a CDS encoding NucA/NucB deoxyribonuclease domain-containing protein, whose translation MPGAPVTRARRGDSAADTSPGSRHASAAGTDTAKSGIRIDSYERAGKFTSSSPLTIQVRCRDLDVGCTTDIGEITHELGDWPDQGWVDWNMHSDEAASPQAPEKVLRNNFGLVGYAYDDAGIYVELDGKSQPNFRCDSAGYFATPACVFTDVIPRLNYVYGDNYDEVVDHIRRAQNNPDVTHPPKPGKVIPGKYPPTDLDSGLYRVEYEGSTWRKNRGAKNTACATLPPPQKGQDCDEYPIASTKQGAGFGDGNFSVEYLDEGHNRRAGGKLPGYYSWDRILYWDNATKPPLDQFRVKAGQPTRVSGPRHVGLRTRLPPA comes from the coding sequence GTGCCCGGTGCGCCCGTCACGCGGGCTCGACGCGGCGATTCTGCCGCCGACACTTCCCCGGGTTCGCGACACGCGTCGGCGGCCGGCACGGATACGGCGAAAAGCGGCATCCGAATCGACTCCTATGAGCGGGCCGGGAAGTTCACCTCATCCAGCCCGCTGACCATCCAGGTCCGGTGCCGCGACCTGGATGTCGGCTGCACGACCGACATCGGCGAGATCACCCACGAACTCGGGGACTGGCCGGATCAGGGCTGGGTCGACTGGAACATGCACTCCGACGAGGCGGCCTCGCCACAGGCTCCCGAGAAGGTTCTGCGGAACAACTTCGGACTCGTCGGCTACGCCTACGACGATGCCGGAATTTACGTCGAACTCGATGGCAAGAGCCAACCCAACTTCCGCTGCGACTCCGCCGGTTACTTCGCCACACCCGCCTGCGTGTTCACCGATGTCATCCCTCGCCTGAACTACGTGTACGGCGACAACTACGACGAGGTGGTGGATCACATCCGCAGGGCGCAGAACAACCCCGATGTCACCCATCCGCCGAAGCCCGGCAAGGTGATTCCCGGCAAATATCCGCCCACCGATCTGGATTCCGGCCTGTACCGCGTGGAATACGAGGGCTCCACCTGGCGGAAGAATCGCGGTGCCAAGAACACCGCCTGCGCCACCCTGCCGCCCCCGCAGAAGGGGCAGGACTGCGATGAATACCCCATCGCGTCGACCAAACAGGGAGCCGGGTTCGGAGACGGCAATTTCTCCGTCGAGTATCTGGACGAAGGCCACAACCGCAGGGCAGGTGGAAAGCTGCCCGGTTACTACAGCTGGGACAGGATTCTCTACTGGGACAACGCCACGAAGCCGCCGCTGGACCAGTTCCGGGTGAAGGCTGGACAACCCACGCGGGTCAGCGGCCCGCGCCACGTAGGCCTTCGTACGCGGCTACCCCCTGCCTGA
- a CDS encoding RHS repeat-associated core domain-containing protein has product MSNPLVAPVQDSTTAVSGIPLLEGATELKTAIESKDWAGVAMGAVGTALDALTMAMDPVGAVFAAGVGWLIEHVGPLKEALNALTGNADEIAAQSETWTNIAKELGSVSAELVDLVEKDLQSWHGDAADAYRKQAENTATLIASAQKGSEGAASGVKTAGEVVAAVRTLVRDIIAELVGHLISWALQVVFTLGIGMTWVVPQVVAAVAKTASKIASVTTKLVKALKALAPLLKKAGTLFDDAGKALKGIRGGKPKAPPKPKDIDSSKGSPGKDGNSSGDSTTTSSADPGSTNTAGTGGNSGGSRPHGETDQGGKEGPGGAPPPGRDPSGGNNSTSASGAGPGVRGNSRGPRQDGVPDKNKNTCGDPIDVAGGDVVLAQTDVELAAALSLVLRRVHLSSYRAGWSFGPNWASTVDQRLEIDGEGVSFACDDGTLLFYPHPMPQSLPQAGPRRPLALTGEGYTVTLPEEGRTLHFGGGTGVLPLHAITDRNGHRIDFVRDDAGVPTEIRHSGGYRIRVESAGGMIRALHLCGADDGADLLLLRYGYEHGRLTEVTNASGTPLRFSYDGAGRMTGWTDRNGAWYRYGYDSEGRVVRAEGSGGFLSGTMAYEGTVRRWTNSLGQQTVYHLNELGQTVREIDPAGHEVRSEWDAFDRLLSRTDPLGRTVRYEHDEFGNVVAVTRPDGSQTRLEHNGLGLPVTMIAADGTVSRREYDERGNLTRVIDAAGRASGYGYDEQGNLSTITDPLGGVRTILSNDAGLPVSVTDPSGAVTRYERDGFGRVCAVVDPAGATTRFGWTVDGLPAWETSPEGTTQRWIYDGEGNLRTYVDALGQIHHTEVTHADLPSAETRPDGTRMEYGYDTELRLTSVTNQQGLVWRYEYDAAGDLVRETDFNGRVLTYRHDAAGQLVERVNGVGETAQFRYDVLGRVVERRNGAAVTTFAYDAAGRVIEATNPDARVTFTRDLDGRVLTETVNGRTVASAYDPLGRLVRRRTPSGAESVWDYDAGPRPVSLHTAGRTLRFAYDSAGNETRREWGSQAVLAQSWDAAHRLRSQSLTDAAGTETQRRSYRYREDGFLTAMDDRLTGPRRFDLDRVGRVVAVSGSGWSERYAYDAAGNVAHASWPTSPEPTAEELGAREYRGTLIRRAGNVRYEHDAQGRVVLRQRKRLSRRPDTWRYFWNSDDCLSEVLTPDGTRWRYRYDALGRRIAKQRLTLDGSGVLEQIEFAWDGLVLAEQAHTVGVPNGTGPGDARVTVWNCEPGTGRPLTQTERSPLRHAPQQWIDERFYSIITDLVGTPTELVDDRGDVAWFHRTTLWGATALSRGGAGTGTPLRFPGQYHDPETGFNYNVLRHYDPDSARYGSADPIGLRGGANPHQYVPNPHTWLDPLGLTPCQEQLAADLGDRASYYHRMLNPRTGEYNTVSVIRVRDSHGNEFNVVTQNGGDDFTRAQRGAAQPGDLLVRVPGGVDRHAEMNGMAVIRNQGWTPIAGGASRPVCTPCGTTLWNQHGAQVVGPEFLGEGTGQTGFIFPLPANPT; this is encoded by the coding sequence GTGAGTAATCCGTTGGTCGCGCCGGTGCAGGACTCGACGACGGCGGTGTCCGGTATTCCGTTGCTGGAGGGCGCGACGGAGCTGAAGACGGCGATCGAAAGCAAGGACTGGGCCGGTGTGGCGATGGGCGCGGTGGGGACCGCCCTGGACGCCCTGACAATGGCGATGGACCCGGTCGGCGCTGTATTCGCCGCCGGGGTCGGCTGGTTGATCGAGCATGTCGGCCCGCTGAAGGAGGCGCTGAACGCGCTGACGGGCAACGCGGACGAGATCGCAGCACAGTCGGAAACCTGGACCAACATCGCCAAGGAGCTGGGGAGCGTCTCCGCGGAGCTGGTGGATCTGGTCGAGAAGGACCTGCAGAGCTGGCATGGTGACGCGGCGGACGCGTACCGCAAGCAGGCCGAGAACACCGCGACCCTGATCGCCAGCGCGCAGAAGGGTTCCGAGGGCGCGGCCAGCGGGGTGAAGACCGCGGGCGAGGTGGTGGCCGCGGTCCGCACGCTGGTCCGCGACATCATCGCCGAACTGGTCGGACATCTGATCTCGTGGGCGTTGCAGGTGGTGTTCACGCTCGGGATCGGAATGACGTGGGTGGTCCCGCAGGTAGTGGCCGCGGTGGCGAAGACGGCGTCGAAGATCGCGAGCGTCACCACGAAACTGGTGAAGGCGCTCAAGGCGTTGGCGCCGTTGCTGAAAAAGGCCGGGACGCTCTTCGACGACGCCGGGAAGGCGTTGAAGGGCATCAGGGGCGGCAAGCCCAAGGCTCCACCCAAACCGAAGGACATCGACTCCTCGAAGGGATCGCCGGGCAAGGACGGCAACTCGTCCGGGGACTCGACCACGACCTCCAGTGCCGATCCGGGATCGACGAACACTGCCGGGACCGGTGGGAACAGCGGCGGTTCGCGGCCGCACGGCGAGACGGACCAGGGCGGCAAAGAAGGGCCGGGCGGGGCGCCGCCACCGGGTCGTGACCCTTCCGGCGGGAACAACTCGACCTCCGCTTCGGGCGCGGGGCCGGGTGTCCGGGGGAACAGCCGCGGTCCGCGGCAGGACGGGGTACCGGACAAGAACAAGAACACCTGCGGTGACCCGATCGATGTGGCCGGCGGTGACGTGGTGCTCGCGCAGACCGACGTCGAACTGGCCGCGGCGCTGTCGCTGGTGCTGCGCCGCGTGCACCTGTCCTCCTACCGGGCGGGCTGGTCGTTCGGCCCGAACTGGGCGTCCACTGTGGACCAACGGCTGGAGATCGACGGGGAAGGGGTGTCGTTCGCCTGCGATGACGGCACGCTCCTGTTCTACCCGCACCCGATGCCGCAATCCCTGCCACAGGCAGGGCCGCGGCGGCCGCTCGCGTTGACCGGCGAGGGCTACACGGTCACCCTGCCGGAAGAGGGCCGGACGCTGCATTTCGGCGGCGGCACCGGGGTGCTGCCCTTGCACGCCATCACCGACCGCAACGGGCACCGCATCGACTTCGTCCGCGACGATGCCGGGGTGCCGACCGAGATCCGGCACAGCGGGGGCTACCGCATCCGGGTCGAGTCGGCGGGCGGGATGATCCGCGCCCTGCACCTGTGTGGCGCCGACGACGGTGCAGACCTGTTGTTACTGCGGTACGGCTACGAGCACGGCAGGCTCACCGAGGTCACCAACGCCTCCGGGACGCCGCTGCGGTTCAGCTACGACGGCGCCGGCCGGATGACCGGCTGGACCGACCGCAACGGTGCCTGGTACCGCTACGGCTACGACTCCGAGGGGCGGGTGGTGCGGGCCGAAGGTTCCGGCGGGTTCCTCAGCGGCACCATGGCGTACGAGGGCACAGTGCGGCGATGGACCAACTCGCTGGGACAGCAGACCGTCTACCACCTCAACGAACTGGGCCAGACCGTGCGTGAGATCGACCCGGCCGGGCATGAGGTCCGTTCGGAATGGGACGCCTTCGACAGGCTGCTCTCCCGTACCGATCCGCTGGGCCGGACAGTGCGGTACGAGCACGACGAGTTCGGGAACGTGGTGGCGGTGACCCGGCCGGATGGCTCGCAGACCCGGTTGGAGCACAACGGTCTCGGGCTGCCGGTGACGATGATCGCGGCGGACGGGACGGTTTCACGGCGGGAATACGACGAGCGCGGCAACCTCACCCGCGTGATCGACGCGGCGGGCCGCGCGAGCGGCTATGGCTACGACGAGCAGGGAAACCTCTCCACGATCACGGATCCTCTCGGCGGAGTGCGCACCATCCTGAGCAACGACGCCGGACTGCCGGTGTCGGTCACCGATCCCTCGGGCGCGGTCACCCGGTACGAGCGGGACGGATTCGGGCGGGTCTGCGCCGTAGTGGATCCGGCCGGGGCCACCACGCGGTTCGGCTGGACCGTGGACGGCCTGCCTGCCTGGGAGACTTCGCCGGAAGGGACCACACAACGGTGGATCTACGACGGCGAAGGGAATCTGCGTACCTATGTCGACGCCCTCGGCCAGATCCATCACACCGAGGTCACCCATGCCGACCTGCCCTCCGCCGAGACTCGTCCCGACGGCACCCGCATGGAGTACGGCTACGACACCGAACTCCGGTTGACCAGCGTCACCAACCAGCAAGGCCTCGTGTGGCGCTACGAGTACGACGCGGCGGGCGATCTGGTGCGGGAGACCGACTTCAACGGTCGGGTGCTGACCTACCGGCACGACGCGGCCGGGCAGCTGGTCGAACGCGTCAACGGCGTGGGGGAGACCGCGCAGTTCCGCTACGACGTCCTCGGGCGCGTCGTCGAACGCCGCAACGGCGCGGCGGTCACCACGTTCGCCTACGACGCGGCGGGCCGCGTGATCGAAGCGACGAACCCGGACGCGCGCGTCACCTTCACCCGGGACCTGGACGGACGGGTGCTCACCGAGACCGTCAACGGCCGCACCGTCGCCTCGGCCTACGATCCGCTCGGCAGGCTGGTCCGCCGCCGCACGCCGTCCGGAGCGGAGAGCGTGTGGGACTACGACGCGGGTCCCCGGCCGGTGTCGCTGCACACCGCCGGGCGCACGCTGCGCTTCGCCTACGACAGCGCCGGCAACGAAACCCGGCGGGAATGGGGCAGCCAGGCGGTACTCGCCCAGTCGTGGGACGCCGCCCACCGGCTGCGCTCACAGTCACTCACCGATGCCGCGGGAACCGAGACACAGCGACGTTCCTACCGGTACCGCGAGGACGGTTTCCTGACCGCGATGGACGATCGACTCACCGGTCCGCGCCGGTTCGACCTCGATCGCGTGGGCAGGGTCGTGGCCGTCAGCGGCTCGGGCTGGAGCGAGCGGTATGCCTACGACGCCGCGGGAAACGTCGCGCACGCGTCGTGGCCCACCTCTCCCGAGCCGACCGCCGAGGAACTCGGCGCGCGGGAATACCGTGGCACGCTGATCCGCCGGGCCGGCAACGTCCGCTATGAGCACGACGCGCAGGGCCGGGTGGTGCTGCGGCAACGGAAGCGGTTGTCCCGTCGCCCCGACACCTGGCGGTACTTCTGGAACTCCGACGACTGCCTTTCCGAGGTGCTCACCCCGGATGGCACCCGCTGGCGTTACCGCTACGACGCGCTCGGCCGCCGGATCGCCAAGCAGCGGCTCACCCTCGACGGTTCCGGGGTGCTCGAGCAGATCGAATTCGCCTGGGATGGGCTCGTGCTGGCCGAACAGGCGCACACGGTCGGCGTGCCGAACGGCACCGGTCCGGGGGACGCCCGTGTCACGGTGTGGAACTGCGAACCGGGCACCGGCCGCCCACTGACCCAGACCGAGCGATCGCCGCTGCGCCACGCACCGCAGCAATGGATCGACGAACGGTTCTATTCGATCATCACCGATCTGGTGGGCACTCCGACCGAGCTGGTGGACGATCGAGGGGACGTGGCCTGGTTCCACCGCACGACCCTCTGGGGTGCCACGGCGTTGAGCCGGGGCGGCGCGGGAACCGGCACCCCGCTGCGGTTCCCCGGCCAGTACCACGACCCGGAAACCGGCTTCAACTACAACGTCCTGCGCCACTACGATCCCGATTCCGCCCGATACGGCAGCGCCGACCCGATCGGCCTGCGAGGGGGAGCCAACCCTCATCAGTACGTGCCCAACCCGCACACCTGGCTGGACCCGCTCGGGCTCACCCCGTGCCAGGAACAGCTCGCCGCTGATCTCGGCGACCGGGCCTCCTATTACCACCGCATGCTCAACCCGCGGACCGGGGAATACAACACGGTGTCCGTGATCAGGGTGCGCGACAGTCACGGCAACGAATTCAATGTCGTCACGCAGAATGGCGGAGACGACTTCACCAGAGCGCAGCGAGGAGCCGCCCAGCCCGGCGATCTGCTGGTTCGCGTACCCGGTGGAGTCGATCGGCATGCCGAGATGAACGGGATGGCCGTCATCCGGAACCAGGGATGGACGCCGATAGCCGGCGGCGCGAGCAGGCCCGTGTGTACGCCCTGTGGCACGACATTGTGGAACCAGCATGGTGCTCAGGTGGTCGGGCCCGAATTCCTGGGCGAGGGGACCGGGCAGACCGGATTCATCTTCCCCCTTCCCGCAAATCCGACATGA
- a CDS encoding aldo/keto reductase → MTDLRRLGSSDLLVSSLCLGGNVFGWTADQTQSFAVLDAYLAGGGNFVDTSDSYMNYFPEQGNEPGQSETIIGDWLAGRGNRDDVVVATKVGDHPSHLGLAPATIKAAAEESLRRLRTDHIDLYYTHFDRDESIPVEDIIGALDELVQAGKVRAIGASNISPERLAASLAFADRAGTARYVALQPQYNLVSRDTYEGARREIVQREGLACVPYFALASGFLTGKYRPGQTVENVRNVPGLAGGYADTERGARVLDAVTQVATARGVEMATVALAWLGQQPTVTAPIASARTVEQLPALLAAKDLCLSDDELHTLTSASS, encoded by the coding sequence GTGACTGACCTTCGCCGGCTCGGCTCGTCCGACCTTCTCGTCTCGTCTCTCTGCCTGGGCGGAAATGTCTTCGGCTGGACCGCCGACCAGACCCAGTCCTTCGCGGTGCTGGACGCCTATCTCGCCGGGGGCGGCAACTTCGTCGACACCTCCGACTCGTACATGAACTACTTCCCGGAACAGGGCAACGAACCCGGCCAGTCCGAGACCATCATCGGCGACTGGCTCGCCGGCCGCGGCAACCGCGACGACGTGGTCGTGGCGACCAAGGTGGGCGATCACCCGAGCCACCTCGGTCTCGCGCCCGCCACCATCAAGGCCGCCGCCGAGGAGTCGCTGCGGCGGCTGCGCACCGACCACATCGATCTCTACTACACCCACTTCGACCGGGATGAGTCCATTCCGGTCGAGGACATCATCGGCGCACTGGACGAACTCGTGCAGGCGGGCAAGGTGCGCGCCATCGGCGCCTCCAACATCAGCCCTGAGCGGCTCGCCGCGTCACTGGCCTTCGCCGACCGCGCAGGCACGGCCCGCTACGTGGCGCTCCAGCCGCAGTACAACCTCGTTTCGCGTGACACCTATGAAGGCGCGCGACGCGAGATCGTGCAGCGCGAGGGGCTGGCGTGCGTGCCGTACTTCGCGCTCGCCTCGGGTTTCCTCACTGGCAAGTACCGTCCGGGCCAGACCGTCGAGAACGTGCGCAACGTGCCCGGATTGGCAGGCGGCTACGCGGATACCGAACGCGGCGCGCGGGTGCTCGACGCCGTGACCCAGGTCGCCACCGCTCGTGGGGTGGAGATGGCCACCGTGGCGCTGGCCTGGCTCGGGCAGCAGCCGACGGTGACCGCGCCGATCGCCTCCGCGCGCACTGTCGAGCAGTTGCCCGCGCTGCTCGCAGCCAAGGACCTTTGCCTCTCGGACGACGAGTTGCACACGCTCACCTCCGCCTCCTCCTGA
- a CDS encoding DUF664 domain-containing protein: MTDLDRRTHQTIERFRRDLGHYTPLTQQGVMLHVLEEVAQHHGQLEITRDVLLAG, encoded by the coding sequence GTGACCGATCTGGACCGGCGCACGCACCAGACGATCGAGCGGTTCCGCCGCGACCTCGGGCACTACACCCCCCTGACGCAACAAGGAGTGATGCTGCACGTGCTCGAAGAGGTCGCGCAGCACCACGGCCAACTGGAGATCACCCGAGACGTGCTCCTGGCCGGGTAG
- a CDS encoding YkvA family protein has product MESLWTTLGVVAVVVVVVLVLVALFLVVKLVRKHRQVHQPGTPVPTKAAYWVSLAYTVFPFDLLPDPVYFDDIVVLTSGLVYVSRSLSKKAREDRQLD; this is encoded by the coding sequence ATGGAATCTCTGTGGACGACACTCGGCGTCGTGGCCGTGGTTGTGGTTGTCGTCCTCGTTCTGGTCGCGCTGTTCCTTGTGGTCAAACTGGTGCGGAAGCACCGCCAGGTCCATCAGCCGGGCACGCCGGTACCGACCAAGGCCGCCTACTGGGTTTCCTTGGCCTACACGGTGTTTCCGTTCGACCTGTTGCCTGACCCGGTGTACTTCGATGACATCGTGGTCCTGACCAGTGGGCTGGTCTATGTCAGCAGGTCGCTTTCCAAGAAGGCGCGCGAGGACCGCCAGTTGGATTGA